Part of the Henckelia pumila isolate YLH828 chromosome 2, ASM3356847v2, whole genome shotgun sequence genome is shown below.
gatgacatgctttaccatataacaacctaaagggagaagtttctataggtgttttaaaagcaTTTCGATAGGCCCATAACGCATCATCTAATTTATTCGACCACTCTTTCCTGTTTGCATTCACAGTTTTCTCCATAATTCTTTTCAACTCCCTATTAGAAATCACGAGTCTGGggatgataaggtgttgccaccttgtgagtgaccCCATACTTTGTCAAAAGCTTCTCAAATTGCTGGttacaaaagtgggttcctccGTCACTGATTATGGCTCTAGGGGttccatatctagaaaatatgaatttttttaaaaattttataactaCCCTAGAGTCATTCGTCCTACAAGCCAGTGCTTCAACCCatttagacacataatcgaccgcaaccaaaatatacttgttcccttcagacacaggaaacggtcccatgaaatctataccccatacatcaaaaacttcacaaacaagaatattattAAGGGGCATCTCGtgtctcctagaaatattaccCACTTTCTGACAAGCATCATATGCAAGTACATAGGTATACGCATCCTTAAAcaatgaaggccaataaaatcccgactgaagTACTTTAGCGGCGGTACGACCCGCGccgaagtgacctccagtcggacCTGTGTGACAGTGTGAGAGTATAGGGCTTACCTCCTCCgctggaatacacctacgaatTATGCCATCTGCACATATCTTAAACAGAAAAGGgtcttcccacaaaaaatatttcaactcagtgaaaaatttctttttctgttgataagttaagtgtgagggaagaaacttacttgagagGTAATTTACTATGTCAGCATACCATGGTAGTTTCGTTacctcaaacaactgctcatctggaaaatcaacatGAATTATTTGCGTTTCAGCTCCTTGATTTTCCAAGCGTGCTCCGCGCCTTTCCTGTCaacaatttttaaatcaaattcttgcaacagtaaaacccaacgaattaacctgggtttagcatcctttttggtcatcaaatatttcaatgccGAGTGATCTGTGTGAACTATGACTTTGCTTCCCACTAAATAAGATCTGAACTTGtccaaggcaaacacgactgcGAGAAGCTCTTTTTCAATTGTTGCGTAATTCAGTTGAGCAGCTGACAGGGTGATACTAgcgtagtaaatcacatgaagtactttgtccctcttttgtccaagcACGGCTCCCAATGCAGtatcactggcgtcacacatcaaTTCAAACGGCAGATTTCAATCAGGCGCTACTATCACTGGTGCAGTTGTTAATTTCTGCTTCAAAATCTGAAAGGCCTGCAAGcactcagcagaaaaattaaaaggcacctctttgattaacaaattagtaaggggtttagcaatagaagaaaaattctTAATAAATCTCCGATAGAAAcccgcatgcccaagaaaacttcgaattcctttcaaattcgtgggaggtggaagtttttcaattacttcaagtttttCTCTGTCCACCTCCACACCTACCTCAGATACCTTATGTCCTAAAACAATGCCCTCTTTCACCATGAAATGACAATTTTCCCAATTCAGCCCAAGATTGCTCTCCTAACATCTCTGCAAAACTTTTTTCAGATTTAATAAACATGCATCAAATGACGATCCAATCAcagagaaatcatccataaacacttctataaacttttcaaccatatcatgaaaaatagccatcatacaacgctgaaaagtagcaggtgcattacacaaaccaaacggcatccgtttatatgcaaaattaccataaggacaagtaaaagtggttttgtgttggtcctcaggtgttataggaatttgcatatatcctgaataaccgtccaaaaaacaataaaacgcaTGCCCTTCAAGtcgctcaaccatctgatcaataaagggaaggggaaagtgatccttacgggtagcatcattcaatttcctataatcaatgcaaaccCGCCACCCCGTAACAGTTCTCATAGGAATTAATTCATCATTGGAATTTTTAATAACAGTTATCCCTCCTtttttaggcactacttgaattggactaacccattcactatcagatatagggtagataatacctgcatcaaggagATTGATTACCTCCTTTTTTACTACCTCTTGCATTGCTGGGTTGAGTCGCCTCTGTGGTTGAGTCGATGTCTTGTGTTCTGCCTCCATCaagattttgtgcatgcacatggttggactaatccCCTTGATATCGGCCAAGCTCCATCCTATGGCTCTTATGTGTTCTCGAATCACTCGCAACAGCTTTTCCTCCTCgcaacctgtcaaagaagatgaacaaattactggcagtttatcgttctttaataaaaacaaatattttaagtgagaaggaagtggtttaagttcaagagtagggggctcttcggtggatggcttcagcggttttggagtatggttgagctcccccatcttggtattgatgagtctgtcaAAGGGTAGACTCCAGTCCAAATACCGTGCTACTTCAAGAACTTCCTCACTAACAAGCTCTTCATCAGTTGTACCTGTCAAGCATATTTCTAATGGATCCACCGACAACTGTTCCTGcagagaacactcaaccaaatcatcagtaacatcaattctgaaacaatcagaattgtctgcaggatatcgaatgccatgaaaaacattaaaaaatactttctcatcattcatacgcaatatcaactctcccttatgcacatcaatcaatgcctttccagtggctaaaaacggtatacccaaaataagaggtatctcacgatcctcttccatatcaagcacaacaaaatccactggaaatataaacttatcaacttttaccaacacatcctctacaatcccccttggatattttataaatctatcagctaattgtaaggagatagtagttggcttaacttcaccaattcctagctttttaaaacatgaataaggcataatattaatacttgcacctagatcacataaagcattattaaaaaatgattttccaatagtgcatggaattgaaaagctaccgggatccttaagtttcggagggagtttattttgtaaaatggcaGAACACTCCTCCgacaacttcacagtttcaaaatccaccagttttcttttgttagacaaaatctcttttaaaaattttgcataactaggcatttgagctaaagcgtctgcaaagggaatattaatatgaatatttttgaaaatctttaggaattttgcaaattgattgcccaattgcagttgcttcgCTCTCTGGGGGAAGGGAAGTTTACTCAAGTCAATATTTTCAGTAATAATAGGGTGAGATGATTTACCTTTCTTGCCCGTAGGCATCGAGTCTGACGGCTTTGATGCTTCCTCCAGCTCTTTTTCCTTGACTAGCTCACTTGCTTCTTCATCCTTAGTATTGTTTGCTTCAGTATCTGCTTGCGATCTAGTTACCgccagaatagcattgacatcctttggattcctctcagtattgctaggcaacgatcctgctggcctagttgatagctgtgttgctatctggctcatctgtgtctctaacttctgcaacattgcctcctgattctgtagacgggtatcagtaccagctacatatttcatcataatttcttcaaaggagggCTTCTTCTCTACTGGCTTCGATGTATTAGCTGCAGGATCTGCAGCTTTCCAAGAGAagtttggatggttcttccagccaggattgtaaGTGTTACTGTAGGGATTGTACTGCTAtctcccttgatttcccataaagttcgcagcatcaacttcaaatacttgCTGTTCGTGAGGCTGTTGGActtgcacttgattggctgAAGATGTCTGCATAACCGCCATCTGATGAGTAAGTGCATCGATCTTGGCATTAAGTGATGTTAGTGCATCGACTTCTAGAACTCcagcttttctttcttttttagcatctggccatccaatgttgctttcagccatatttccaatgatttcccatgcatctgctggtgtcttcctgaatagaCTTCCGTTAGCAGCGGCATCCAACATGGATCAGACAGattgatcagccccattgtagaaagtctgagtctgctggctctgagtgagattatgttgaggacacatcctcaacatctttttgaatcgagtccaagcagcatttaaagattcagcttccttctgcctgaatgagATGATATATGAGAACATTTTCGCCATCTTTGTgggaggaaaatatttattcagaaaGGTCTGAACCAGTTGATCCCATGTAGTAATAGACCCAGCAGGCAGATCATCTAGCCATTCAGCAGCttctccttgtagagagaatgggaataaccgcagtcgtactgcatcagatgttaccccattcactTTGAATGTGTCGCAGATCGATAGAAAACGCTCCAGATAAGCGTAGGGGTCTTCTAAAGATGAGCCCCCGAATCTAGCTTGCAATTGAATCAGCAGAATAGTAGAGGGCTTCAGCTcgaaattgttcgcctcaacagcggggcaaactatgctagatccataaccttcagttGGCGGACGGATGATATCCCATACAGTACGGTTGTCTGCCATCTCTACttcagattcagattctgactctAGTTCAAGATTGAAAGATTTCTTGGCTTTTCGGAACCTGCTAagtgtgcgctcgatctccaaatcaagtggtagtagTTTCCTTGATCGAGttctatgcatgcacaacagaaaGTACatgaaaatcaccaagaaattataGTCAAAAATTTAGAAGATAAGtaatgtctaatctcaagcgaaataaaaattttgatatcaacaCAGTCcctggcaacggcgccaaaaacttggccggttatttcggtatgaataaattctactggcaagcgaaccaggtcaaattataataaagtggacaaaagtccagatgtcgaacccacagggactgtaaaaatattattaccaaaatttatttatttctacttaatctagactaatgaaaaaggttgattttagattttaaactaatgaagaaaattgcaaataaaactaaattaaataaaaacgcagtagaaaactttggattacttaaaatttgggaagagttcaatcaaggacacacgtaggtaccagacaattcatgcaacaagcaatcgatctaagatatcagacttaatcttaatttacgagaattttcctaatttatttgaaggtctatttctaaaacaatcaaacctattcaaatattgatgaactaatcttttgtaattctaatcaaatttgaatgcataaatcaccgtgaaaattcagtaaacacctaaaccgcataatgaaaccgaattctatttctagtcagctttacactatgttgaaaatcaaagtgatcgaattcgagacctcctctatcgacttagaatcgattaacaagcaaacaaataactggccaagaaatttgtaagacgaagataaattcgataatcaataaaatcaattaagtctgaaaatctcaaataaacaaatcatgtttttacataaactgtctggcccaatcacgtggccttgatcgaagaaaagaaactactcactaaCAAACATGATTgaataaatcaagtttaaaaacataaaataaaaatactagaataGAAGAAATTCTGAAGAAATTCGCTCCACAGCCGCCGTAAGCTTTGCTCGTACTCAAAAAGATCAAAAAGTCCTTGAAAATAGcataaaaattctatttataCGGCCTCACCAATTGGAGTCCTTTTCAAACTAAAAAAAACTCGAAATTAGGTTATGCGgacacgcgcgcgtgcgcctAGATAGTCTTGCACGCGTGCAACGTAAACAAACAGTGCATCCTCGATTGTCTCGCGCGCGTGCGCGAGAGAGCTCGCGCGCACGCGGCTTCTCTGTAACTCTCTGGACATCTCTTCGGCGTGCGCGCGGGGCATGAGCTCGCCCGCACGCGCCTCTTCTATTCATGCTCTGGACTTCtcttctgcgcacgcgcgagcaaaGGGGCTCGCGCGCGCATGCCTTGGACGAACATAATTCCCAATTTTTGCTTAATtccctacaaaattcaaccaggtgagtctaatgcaaacacataacaaaAGACACTAATAAAacttacaaaattaacctaaatgCATGAAAACTTAACAaaaaatgctataaaataatgcatactaaacacacttatcacCTGTCCATCTCAAATACATGTTTTTAGGTGAGAATGATAAGTTACCTGTTATAATATCTTCCTTTTTGACAGGTGAGATGGAGGCCAGACTAATGGAGGTGCTCAAGAAACACAAGAGTGTGTTTGCCTAGAAAGTGGcggatatcaaaggaatcaatCCATCCTTATGCATGCACAAGATTTTAATGGAAGAGAACATCAACCCATTGGTCCAACCACAAAGGAGATTGAATCCAAAAATGCAGGAAGTTGTAAAAGCTGAAACGATCAATCTTCTGGATGCAGGTATCATTTATCCTATATCTGATAGTCCATGGGTGAGTCCGGTGCAGTGTGTACCAAATAAGGGGGGGAATTACTGTCATAcagaatgagaaaaatgaacTGATACCCACTAGGACAGTTACAGGTTGGCGTGTGTGCATAGATTATAGAAAACTAAATGACGCAacccgtaaggatcattttcccctccccttcattgatcaaatgctagaGAGACTGGTTGGGTATGagttttactgttttttagaTGGGTATTCAGGATACAATCAAATAGCGATTGCACCTGAAGACCAGGATAAAACGACTTTCACTTGCCCATATGGTATGTTTTCCTATAGACGTATGCCTTTCGGGTTATGTAACGCTCCTGCTACTTTTCAGAGGTGCATGACTGCCATTTTTAATGATATGGTcgaaaattttttagaaattttcatggatgatttccCTATTTTCGGTaaatcttttgatgcatgtctgcaTACTTGAATTCTGTTTTAATGAGATGCGAGGAGACAAATTTGGTACTGAACTGGGAGAAGTACCATTTCATGGTGACAGAAGGTATAGTATTGGGTCACTGAATTTCTGAGCAGGGAATCGAGGTGGGCAAAGCCAAGGTGCACGTTATTCAAAATTTGCCTCCAACTACGACAGTCAAGGGAGTCAGAAGTTTCCTGGGCCATGCCGGCTTCTATCGGCGGTTTATtaaggatttttcaaaaatttccaaaCCTCTTTCTTCTTTGCTAATGAAAGATGCCCCTTTTGACTTTGATTCaaattgtttgcaggcctttgaaGTGTTGAGAGAAAGACTGGTGACTGCACCAATACTTACATCACCAAACTGGGATCTTCCATTTGAAGTCATGTGCGATGCAAGTGACTCTGCTGTTGGCGCAGTGCTTGGCCAACGAATAGACAAGGTATTCAAAACTATTTACTACGCTAGCAAAACTCTTAATGAAGCTCAACTAAATTATGCCACCACTGAAAAAGAGTTGTTAGCTGTAGTATTTGCACTGGATAAATTTCATTCATACCTTGTACTCTCAAAAATCACAGTATACATAGATCACTCTGCTATTAAGCACTTGTTGGCAAAGAAAGATGCGAAACCTAGACTGATTAGGTGGATCttacttttgcaagaatttgatttagagaTCAGGGATAAGAAAGGTGTTGAAAATGTAGTAGCTGATCATCTATCTAGATTAGAATGCATTGTTGATGGTGCAACAAATGAGATAGATGACATAGATGATTGGTTCCCTGATGAAAAACTTTTTTCCATAGAAAGTTCACCATGGTATGCTAATTTTGCGAATTATCTAGTCACAAGCACACTCCCACATAATCTGTCTTTCCatcagaagaaaaaaaatttatgagatGTCAAGCATTATTTTTGGGAGGAACcgtttttgtttaaaatatgtgcTGACTCAATGATCCGGAGATGTGTAGCGAAAGGAGAAATTCAAAGCATCCTCAGTCATTGTCATGATCGTGAGGTAGGTGGTCATGCTGGGCCAGTCAAGACAGCAGCAAAGGTACTTGAATGTGGGTTCTATTGGCCCAATCTCTTTAAGGATGCGCTCTTGTTTGTATTATCTTGTGATAGATGTCAACGGACGGGTAATATCTCAAACCGAAATGAAATGcctttaaataatatcattgagtgtgagatatttgatgtatggggaatcgacttcatgggaccatttccaatttctatgacaaaaaaatacattttggtcgcagtcgattatgtttcaaaatgggtagAGGCTGAAGCTTATGCGACAAATGATGCACAGGTTgtactgaaatttttgaagaaaaatatttttaatcggtTTGGTACACCTCGTGCAATCATTAGTGATGGTGGCACCCACTTTTGCAATAAACTTTTTGACAAACTCTTAAAAAAATATGGTGTCAAGCATAAAGTCTCTACCCCATATCACCCCCAGACCAGTGGCCAAGTGGAAGTGTCCAATCGAGAAATCAAACAGATTTTGGAGAAAAGTGTGAGTACTAATCGAAAATATTGGGCACTTCGACTTGATGATGCCTTATGGGCCTATAGGACCgcgtttaaaacacctataggcacTTCCCCTTATAGACTGTTATTTGAAAAGGCATGTTATTTACCTGTTGAGTTAGAACATAGAGCATATTGGGCTACTAAGACCCTAACTTTGAATTTTCTGCTGCAGGTGAAAAGAGATTGTTGGAGCTTAATCAACTGGAGGAATTTCACGACAGTGCATATGATATGGCGGTTTCGTACAAGGAACTAACCAAGAGAATACATGACAGGCGCATTCGTCAGCAGGAATTCAAGGAAGGAGATGATGTGTTGCTATTCAACTCCCAGTTGAGGCTGTTTCCCGGGAAACTGAAGTCTAGGTGGTCAGGCCCCTATAAAATCACCAGAGTGTATCCATCGGGGGCCATTGCGATCAAAGATGCCAGAAACGAGTCTTTTACGGTCAATGCTCAAAGGCTTAAGCACTACGTGGGGGGTGACATTGATTACATGCCGGTCATCACCACATTGACTGACCAAGACTAGTTTGGGGAGGAAGAAAAGTCAAGCTCTCGACTTTAAATTGAGAACTACATTCTACtttctcttttatttaattttgtttttgttcgttttagttttagttttaaaaaaaaaaaaaattggatgcTCTAGGACGGTTGTTTTTTGCCGCCCGGGCGCATCCCTTCTGTTTTcatgtttttttcaaaaaaatgggGTGCACCCGAGCGGCTATTTTCTGTCGCCCAGGCGCATCCCTTCTGTCcagtgtttttaaaaaaaaaaaaaaaaaagggtgcgcccgagcggctgttttctaccgctcgggcgcatcGCGCAgactcaaaaaaaataaaacccgATCCCCCTTTCATTCTTTTACAATTCCCTTTCTAATTCCTCTTCCTAACCCTAATCTCTCTCGTCTTCTCTCTCTCTCACTCCATACTTCTCTTTGTTCTCTCCAATTCACATGTCcatcaattgattattcaagTTTCGTACACCATGGcgccaaagaaacaaaatattGCCACTTCTA
Proteins encoded:
- the LOC140877733 gene encoding uncharacterized protein; the encoded protein is MQEVVKAETINLLDAGYNQIAIAPEDQDKTTFTCPYGNRGGQSQGARYSKFASNYDSQGSQKFPGPCRLLSAAFEVLRERLVTAPILTSPNWDLPFEVMCDASDSAVGAVLGQRIDKVFKTIYYASKTLNEAQLNYATTEKELLAVVFALDKFHSYLVLSKITVYIDHSAIKHLLAKKDAKPRLIRWILLLQEFDLEIRDKKGVENVVADHLSRLECIVDGATNEIDDIDDWFPDEKLFSIESSPWWSCWASQDSSKGEKRLLELNQLEEFHDSAYDMAVSYKELTKRIHDRRIRQQEFKEGDDVLLFNSQLRLFPGKLKSRWSGPYKITRVYPSGAIAIKDARNESFTVNAQRLKHYVGGDIDYMPVITTLTDQD